In Euphorbia lathyris chromosome 2, ddEupLath1.1, whole genome shotgun sequence, the sequence cataggAGAGAACTCCTTGTATTCCCATTTAAACGGAATCTCCATTACCGTTTGAAGAATTCCCAGTTTAGTCGCAACTCTAGTTTTAGACCACTTTGTCAAGGTTGATCGTATAAACTTTTAAGCAGGTAGACCTACGCGTTTTTTACAAACAAATAATCTGAGGAGCAAGTTGACTTGACAGAACAGAATGCAATCAATATTAAATACTAGTAGTACGTAACCAGTTGAacctacaattaaaataaataaataaataaaaccacAGTTTCATAATTCCCTCTATAAATACAACAGTTCCACTTATTCAAATTCATCATTTTACCTTCTCCATAAAAATGGCTACTACAAAcactttctctcttcttctcaTTCTCCTCACAATTCAATTATCTTCATCTTCAGCAGCTGATCCCCCCATCTCACCTGCATCTCTCTGTAAATTCACCCCTGACCCCTCCTACTGCAAATCCCTCCTCCCTAACCAAACCTCTAATGTCTACGACTCCGCCAGATTTTCCGTTCGTAAATCCCTCTCTCAATCCCGTAAATTCTTAGACTTGGTTAACAATTATCTCACTCGCCGGTCCTCTTTAACTGTATCTGCAATTCGTGCACTCGAGGATTGCAAATTCCTAGCTGAATTAAACTTCGATTTCTTATCAACTTCATTTCAAACTGTTAATACAACTAGTCAAACCCTTTCTTCAGTCAAAGCCGATGATATCCAAACCTTATTCAGTGCTATTTTAACCAATCAACAAACCTGCTTAGACGGTCTTCAATCGACTGCGTCTGCCTGGAGTGTCAAAAATGGTCTCTCTATTCCTTTATCTAATGATACAAAGCTCTATACTGTTTCTTTAGCTTTGTTTACTAAAGGTTGGGTTCCCAAATCTAAGACTTGGAAGCCTAGAGGGAATAATAGATTACCGGGATTTAGAAGTGGAAGATTGCCATTGAAAATGTCAAGCAAAACGCTTGAGGTTTATCAGTCTGTGAGCCGGAGAAAACTTCTTCAGGCCGATGATAGTGGTGTTTTGGTTAGTGATATTGTGACGGTGGTACAGAATGGTAGCGGCGATTTTGTTACTATTAATGATGCTATTTCTGCAGCTCCGAATAGATCGAATGGTGCTAATGGTTATTTCATGATTTATGTAACTGCTGGTGTTTATGAAGAATATGTCAACATTCCTAAGAACAAGAACTATTTGATGATTGTTGGTGATGGTATTAATCAGACTGTCATCACCGGAAATCGCAACGTCGTTGATGGATGGACTACTTTTAATTCTGCCACATTTGGTAATTTATTTCACCAATTTATTATTacagggtaaataatttattagtatacgataattaatatttaatctTATTTTTCAGTTGTGACAGCACCAAATTTCGTGGCAGTCAACATAACCGTCCGTAACACGGCAGGGGCAACCAAACATCAAGCAGTGGCAGTCCGAAATGGTGCCGATTTATCAACATTTTACAGTTGCAGCTTTGAAGCTTACCAAGATACATTATACACACATTCGTTGAGACAATTTTACAGAGAATGTGATATTTATGGGACAGTAGATTTTATATTCGGTAACGCTGCTGTTATACTTCAAAACTGTAACATATATCCGCGGATGCCGATGAGCGGACAATTCAATGCTATTACTGCTCAAGGAAGAACTGATCCAAACCAAAACACAGGCATTTCTATCCATAATTGTGTGATAAGAGCAGCCGATGACTTGGCTGCGGCCGGTTCGACGGTAAAAACGTACCTGGGAAGGCCATGGAAGGAGTATTCGAGAACTGTTTATATGCAAAATTTCATGGATGATTTGATAGATTCGGCTGGCTGGCAAATATGGAGTGGAGATTTTGGGTTGAATACATTATATTATGCGGAATATAATAATACAGGGCCTGGATCTGATACTAGTAATAGAGTTACATGGAGTGGTTATCATGTTATAGATGCTGTTGATGCTGCTAATTTTACTGTGTCTAACTTTTTGCTGGGCGATGCTTGGCTTCCTCTTGCTGGAATTCCATTTTCTGGTAGTTTAGTTTAGccatttgattttattttttatttgctgCTGTTTTGGTTGActgtaaaaaataattttattgttcATTGCCATACCAAATGTAATTCttttaaccaaattttattaaaatattgcgaaaatatattttctttctatttttttttgtatgtgtGGAATGTTAAGgatatgtttttttatcactttcttttctttggaatTTGGTAATTAAAATTGATGCGAAGATTTTAATTGTAACCCAACGAAAAATATAATCTTCTCAAACTTAAACTTGAAGGATGATGATTCCTAATGGAATAAATCCAACCTCCAATTGAGACTATATTGcttgatttgataaaagttgAGTTTCATTACAAAACAAGAAGCATATATACCCCTTTCTAATTCAAGCAAAAGTACCAAAATGTCTCACTAGGGTTACAAATAACTATTCAACACTAGGGATAAGATAGGAATAGATAAATAGAGAAATAGTAGTGTAAATAGGATGAATGGCACAATAGTAATAATCAGACTAGCTAAACAATAATTAATTGATGGCAGCCATTTGTCATCCCCCCCGAATCAAGTTAGCGGAGAAGGAAATTAAAAGGACCTTACACGTCGTCCCATATTACTCCCACAGCTTGCGAGTCTAATGTTGGATCCTTGTAGTTTTCGTCCATCATTCGCACGGTGAGCTGCGTGGCACGTCAAGTGACACGTCATGCGGAGGACGACTTGGAGTGCTATGCTAATCCTACCCCTTCATCCTCTCGACTCCATTGGTGGCACGTCGTGTGGCATATCTGGCTCGACATGCCACACTGCTTCTGCCCCATCTGTGGTTTCTGCTCCCTTTGTTGTTTTGGTGGTAGAGATGTCTGCATCATTCATCACTTCTTCAAAGGAGTTGGACCCGAACTCATTCTTTGTAGTCTCAAGATGTCCATCCAGTTTCCACAAGCTTAAATCTCGCACATTGAAAGAGTTGGACATCTTCCCGAGCAAATTGGGGAGGGCGACTTGGTAGGCATTGACACTCATCTTCTTAGTAACTTTATATGGCATGTACCGCTCTGGTTTGAACTTCATTGGAGCATGTACAAGTCTTTTTTTACTCAAGTGAACCATCACCCTGTCCCTTACCTCAAATTGAAGATCCCTTCGGTGTTCATCCACCCGAGCCTTGACCCTACTATTGTTCTCTTCAATACTTCGCCTTCACCTCTTGATGCATTTAGTGGTAATCAATAGCAAGGTGTTGACGGCCACACTCTTCTTTTCCCTTTTTGGAATGTCCCCGAGATCCAACAGATGATTGGACACCTTCGTGTATACGATCCCAAAAGGACTCTTTCCCTTGGTGTCACTCACGGCAGAGTTGTATACCAATTCCGCTTCGACAATTACACAATCCCACATCTTGGGCTTGTCCCGACCCTTACTCCTTAATAAATTTTTCAAAGTTCGGTTGACCGGTTCGGTTTGCCCATCCGTTTGTGGGTGAGCGGTAGTGCTAAACTTTAGAAGGAGAACCCACAAAGTGCGCCAAAAATGGCTAACAAACGTGGTATCTCTATCTGAAACGATGCTCTTCGGAACCCGATGTAGTCTCACAACTTCTTGGACTTTATCATGTTTACATTTTGAAACCTGAAATCAATTTCTACTTAAAACTATTATATTCTGCGCAACCGCAGAATGCTTTACAGTCATCACATTACTTTATGCATTAATCCAGAATATCAATGCACTAATACTATTTTCAAGGATTCAGTGATATTTTTATCTCTGTTTTGAGGAGTTTCTATCAAAATTAATTGTTCATGGTCCATACTTctgtttttagattttttttgttactgCGGTTTTggcttctatttatttttttcacattttatcacttaatctaattaattcattactaaaattaaaattctaatttCAATTAATTCTTATCAAAAGTTATatctatataaataaaatacatcCAAAATTTATTTCTGTCAAAATGTTACGTGTCTGCgcataatataataattttaagtAGCAAAATAGTTTTCAGATATCAAAATGTAAACATATAAAGTTCAGATATCAAAAATATTTTAGGCTTTAAGGATTGATTTGATCatgagttaatttgatatttCATGCCAGCTTTAAAGACCGATTTGATACTCAAATATTGATTTGGACTAAATTGAACCTTCATGCCAACTTGCATGACGGATTTGACCCTTTATTCAAGGATGCAGCCCAAGGTTTTGGGAAGGTGTGGCGATCCAAGGATTCAGCATAATATATGTCTTTTAAGATTAAgctacaaaaattaaaaaatgcaattaattttaactaaaatacTTTGTTACCCTTATATTAATTGCATTcatcaattaatttttatctatttcccaaaataacaaacaacaatatgagtatatttgataaaaattaATATGCATGAATTAAATCAGAATTTCATGtattatggaaaaaaaaatctttaaaaaGAGATTTTATTGTAAAACAAATGGATTACAATTTTTAAGATCACCTTTttctaaaacaaaaaaaaaatgaattgttATGTGGTTGAACTTTTACATCTGCAATGTACTTAATTAATTGGGagaaggtgtaaaaatacctatAATATTGATCAGTTGTGTTTATATGGATCCTGATaaccacgtaaatttggtcatacaccgttagatctaggcggattattggtcattcaccgttagatctaggcggattaaaatcctaagatagagattcaaaacatcctaagtcttatatttaatccgcctagatctaaaggtgaatgaccaaatttacgtggttatcagggtccatgtgaacgcaactgtaACATTGATAGTAAAGAGCAATTTTAacataatgtctaaaatggtgcaattttacatATAACATTTACAACAATGAGCaaatttacccataacattgataagtcggatcaatttgaaaaataattcattaaattgtTTTCAGTTATGTgtcatgtcatctacatttcacattTGCGTCTTTTAATCATTCATTAGTAATATATCACAACAATATAAatagacgtgaattttttttaactaaaaaaattttaaaaattatactgtattttgtacgactttaacaaaaaaaatacaaatattttatcgaatttaaaaatattaatctcaaattcttttattaaatcacaaaaaatgtgaatttgtttttttagaaccaattgGTATGCAACAATTGCAGAAGAATTAACAAAATATCGGTATTTTATAATgatttctgaaattgatctaaCTTGACAACGTTATGGGCAAATTTATCTTAGCTACTAATGTTAGgcataaaattactcctgattatcaatgttaagtgtatttttacaccttatccctaattaattTCCTCTGGTGTAATGGGCTTTATGGGCTCATTTGAAATTGATTATCAACTCTAAGCAATCAGAGATTGGGCTCTCTTTTTAGGTTATATTAAAATGGATGGACCTCCTTTGAAATATAGGCCTACTTCCTACTGTTCCACGCAATTGCGTCATAACAATAAATATAGTACTAGTGCTTGTAGAATTTGTGCTTGTTAGTGATATTACTTTCCTAAATGGGAAAGGATTGGGTAAATCCTTTTTCTATATAAACTAAAATCAACTGTTCCTTCCTTCCCCTCGCAAAACAAGTGAAATTTGCTTAATTCCTCGATAACGTAAATGGCAAGAAGAAAAACGAAGCGTGTTCTTGGGACAAAAAAGAAGGCAATGGGAATGGAGAAATTGGAAACCAATTTCCCT encodes:
- the LOC136220286 gene encoding probable pectinesterase/pectinesterase inhibitor 20, translating into MATTNTFSLLLILLTIQLSSSSAADPPISPASLCKFTPDPSYCKSLLPNQTSNVYDSARFSVRKSLSQSRKFLDLVNNYLTRRSSLTVSAIRALEDCKFLAELNFDFLSTSFQTVNTTSQTLSSVKADDIQTLFSAILTNQQTCLDGLQSTASAWSVKNGLSIPLSNDTKLYTVSLALFTKGWVPKSKTWKPRGNNRLPGFRSGRLPLKMSSKTLEVYQSVSRRKLLQADDSGVLVSDIVTVVQNGSGDFVTINDAISAAPNRSNGANGYFMIYVTAGVYEEYVNIPKNKNYLMIVGDGINQTVITGNRNVVDGWTTFNSATFVVTAPNFVAVNITVRNTAGATKHQAVAVRNGADLSTFYSCSFEAYQDTLYTHSLRQFYRECDIYGTVDFIFGNAAVILQNCNIYPRMPMSGQFNAITAQGRTDPNQNTGISIHNCVIRAADDLAAAGSTVKTYLGRPWKEYSRTVYMQNFMDDLIDSAGWQIWSGDFGLNTLYYAEYNNTGPGSDTSNRVTWSGYHVIDAVDAANFTVSNFLLGDAWLPLAGIPFSGSLV